In the genome of Mytilus edulis chromosome 14, xbMytEdul2.2, whole genome shotgun sequence, the window GTTTTACCCATGTcatttgtggggccctttatagcttgcttttcggtgtgagccaagtgctgttcggtgtgagcaaaggctccgcgttgaagactgttctttgatctataatggtttacttctcaTTTGcgctcgtaccacatcttctgatatttATAGCAACCTGACTTTtagaaagtataaaaaagaaatcaTATAATAATGAATCAATTTCAGAATAATATTTTGACAGTTTCACCTATGCAgtgcaatcggcaatcctcgggtgtaTCCGCATGGTctggaatcggccgagttgtgacgaatgttATGCGGTGAACTATTTTGATTAATTAGGAATGCTTTCTCTTACCGGGTCCTAATTATTTGTGCTGCATCTTAATACCTTACAGTAGGTTAATTAAAGTGGGTGctcaaaatatgacaaaaatagaTTTGGCTGGTTTAATTTTCACAAGTTTTCGACAATAAAACTTTCGAAAAATGAACCACACAATTCACTTGAATAATTTCATTGGGTATATATCAGTTTAAACAAACACCAACTTTGCTCATAGAGAAGCTTGATTTCTCTTTACTTATATCAGTTGATTTAAGcgttcattttgatttttaaaagagttaGCTCACTTAGATGTTCTGTACCCTTCTATAACTCAAATAATACAGCTCCCTCTATCCACTAATGGATTGATCATAGTGAtcgtaatataacgactggattattagGGTTATGCCCCTCTAATTAAATAACGTTGAGATCTGTCACGCTGGTGTACTCCCGGTAGACGGTTTAAGGCCAGTGTCATAATTCATAGAGAAGCTTAATCTATTTTTATTGATTAAAGcgttcatttgatttttttaaaagagttagCTCCCTTTTATGAAATAACGTTGAGATCTATCAATTTGGTGAACTTCCGGTAGACGGTTCAAGGTCACTATATCATAATTGACATTGAACAATCTCTGCAGAATTATACTTAAAACCGCCTGATCGAACCTGTGACAGTGATATAAAACTTCCTTCTTGGGATCACAATACATGATTAACCCTGGGTCATAATGAGACATACAGTGTTCTGTCAAGGCACATGCTAACCAAGGTTGTACAATATATTTCCACGTAAATGATGTTTTCCAAATTGTTAGGAATCCAGCCCGTAATATTTTGAAATCGAACAGACATGATTGTtcatttagatatttaaatgtttcttctttCGTCCTAAAAAAAGTTCGAGCTGTTTCACTTTGGTTATTCTTTCTTACAAGAATGCCAACTTGTTTTACTTGTTGAAAAAACACGTCATAAGCTTCCTTCGTACCTGTAAATTTAACCGATGTATCGGCCCACATTACGAAATTGTGTTCTTTTAAGACTGTGTAtataattatagttttccaaGAAAAATTTCTCAATTCCCGTACGAACGAAGGGTATTTGTTGAAATGAAAAGTCCTTATTTCACAATTGCAAAAGTTGTTTAACTCCCGTTTTTGAAATCTCGTTAAACCGAGATCATAATATATCAACTTTATCCCTTTGAATCGTAATGAAATTTTCTGCTTGAAAGTGTTGATCATAGCAAGGGATTCGTGGTAATGATTGGACGAAGCACCTGTAACAATAACAGGAAAAGTCTCGTTACCACTGACAACCGGTTCTCCAAATAATTCGAACATCTCTTTGAATTTTGTAGCTATTTTGTTTACAACCGGAAAGTTCAAAACGGTTTGCATATTATCATTCATACTACTGTAAAATTTTCCTTGACAAGTTCCGTTAGTTATAGGCGCATGCGTAAATGCTTTGATTCCATTTTGTTTGATTATCTGTTGGTAATATTCCGTCCAAAAACGATCACTCGATTGGTCCAAACTTTCAATAAATTCAGTATTTTGATTTGTTTCAGAAAACATTATAAATCGGAATCTTTGAAAACTGTTCaacaaaacataatataatacGATACACAAAGCAATTCCTACACATATATTTATAGCTGATTTTAAAAGCTTCATAATTTTTACTAATATGAACTTGAAAATTTTACGTGAATTTCCAAATCCTATTTGAAAGTAAGTAGATATGTTATGCTAGACATTAGAATACCGTATCATACAACATACAAAAGTAATATGACATAAAATAAGTGATAACATAAATAAGCAAATAATCTGACCGATATATTTACATAATTACCCTCGGGACACTTCCTGTGTAGTTGATGACCACATGTAATTATCCCATTTTACAAGTTCtactataatatattatttttcagtacatgtatttaaaagacACTTCTTGTGATGACCAAATGTAATTGTGCCATTCACAAAATAAATCTATTCgtaatttacaacaacaaaaaaatctattttcattacattaaataaattatcatttattaaatttattttatttaatactgtttttgctgttattctttttaaaatttattatgttgtattttttttaatgtaactaTGCCATTCACAAAATAATTCTATtcgtaaattacaaaaaatgtatcaattttcattacatttattttattaaaggtttattttatactatttcgctgttgttttttcaaattaattttg includes:
- the LOC139503620 gene encoding uncharacterized protein encodes the protein MFSETNQNTEFIESLDQSSDRFWTEYYQQIIKQNGIKAFTHAPITNGTCQGKFYSSMNDNMQTVLNFPVVNKIATKFKEMFELFGEPVVSGNETFPVIVTGASSNHYHESLAMINTFKQKISLRFKGIKLIYYDLGLTRFQKRELNNFCNCEIRTFHFNKYPSFVRELRNFSWKTIIIYTVLKEHNFVMWADTSVKFTGTKEAYDVFFQQVKQVGILVRKNNQSETARTFFRTKEETFKYLNEQSCLFDFKILRAGFLTIWKTSFTWKYIVQPWLACALTEHCMSHYDPGLIMYCDPKKEVLYHCHRFDQAVLSIILQRLFNVNYDIVTLNRLPEVHQIDRSQRYFIKGS